The proteins below are encoded in one region of Shewanella putrefaciens:
- a CDS encoding YjaG family protein, with protein MTKKTGFFKRLKALELPQKQLFAIALCQRMLPNYQLFSEVCEFGDPAVLSTVLELLWQSQYDNKLKFNIDVHLQRLEDNTPDPADFEAYGVYPAMDAVVALSTLLGAIQGKIEEDIVNISKLSSSTVANYIEAISDVDLVDDALDDFIFAHEVMEEEKALQNTLLEIIEENPKITAELVKGLRKDIIEAGVSNIGISVA; from the coding sequence ATGACCAAAAAAACGGGCTTCTTTAAGCGTCTAAAGGCGCTAGAACTACCACAAAAACAACTCTTTGCCATTGCGCTCTGTCAACGCATGTTGCCCAACTACCAACTGTTTTCAGAAGTCTGCGAATTTGGCGATCCGGCTGTATTAAGCACTGTCCTAGAGTTACTGTGGCAATCCCAATACGACAATAAACTCAAGTTTAATATCGATGTTCATCTGCAGCGATTGGAAGACAACACGCCGGATCCCGCTGACTTTGAGGCCTATGGCGTTTATCCCGCTATGGATGCCGTTGTTGCCCTGTCGACATTATTAGGCGCCATTCAAGGTAAGATTGAAGAAGATATAGTGAATATCAGTAAGTTATCCTCAAGTACTGTCGCTAACTATATTGAGGCTATCAGCGATGTCGATCTCGTCGACGACGCACTGGATGATTTCATCTTCGCCCATGAAGTGATGGAAGAAGAAAAAGCCTTACAAAATACTCTGCTCGAAATTATTGAAGAAAACCCCAAGATCACCGCAGAACTGGTGAAAGGTTTACGCAAAGATATTATCGAGGCTGGTGTGTCGAATATCGGCATCAGCGTCGCTTAA